In a genomic window of Erigeron canadensis isolate Cc75 chromosome 5, C_canadensis_v1, whole genome shotgun sequence:
- the LOC122599713 gene encoding probable BOI-related E3 ubiquitin-protein ligase 2, translating into MAVEAANHLTLFSPQFLLNKHSPMAINTVNNQPSTTVVNNLYNCNYINPISAAADTLLPMYSAGFTENDSGLTYSTLPVSRKRSRDSDSYSSMYPFSNGPIAGNRNLNNCRSHFTFLGEDISSQIQQQQLEIDQFVAIHTEKVRAEIEDRRKRNSRTIIAALEENITQKLRAKEDEITKMRKLNYALEEKVKSLSIENQIWREVAQTNEATANSLRFNLKQVLEQVVYNEYNKSSGCDADVTVLSDDAQSCCESNNYENACMLPEQDSGNSNERRLMCKSCGKQESCVLLLPCRHLCLCTVCASSVDTCLICKSPKNISVHVHMS; encoded by the exons atggcTGTTGAAGCTGCTAATCATCTCACACTTTTCTCTCCCCAATTCCTTCTCAACAAACACTCACCAATGGCAATCAACACCGTCAACAACCAACCATCAACCACCGTAGTCAACAATCTCTACAACTGTAATTATATAAATCCTATTTCCGCCGCCGCCGATACTCTACTTCCGATGTATTCCGCCGGTTTCACTGAAAATGATAGCGGACTTACTTACAGTACTCTTCCGGTTTCTAGAAAACGTTCTCGTGATTCTGATTCTTATTCTTCTATGTATCCGTTTTCCAACGGTCCGATCGCCGGTAACCGGAATCTAAATAACTGCCGATCTCATTTCACGTTTCTCGGCGAAGATATTTCTTCTCAGATTCAGCAACAGCAGCTGGAAATCGATCAATTCGTGGCTATTCAT aCGGAGAAAGTGCGAGCTGAAATAGAGGACAGAAGAAAGCGAAATTCACGGACAATAATCGCAGCATTAGAAGAAAACATAACACAAAAATTAAGAGCAAAAGAAGACGAGATCACAAAAATGAGGAAACTAAACTACGCATTAGAAGAGAAAGTGAAATCCCTATCAATAGAAAACCAAATCTGGCGTGAAGTAGCACAAACAAACGAAGCAACGGCCAATTCATTACGTTTCAATTTAAAACAAGTTCTTGAACAAGTGGTTTACAACGAATATAACAAGTCGTCGGGATGTGATGCTGACGTGACAGTATTATCAGACGACGCTCAGTCGTGCTGCGAAagtaataattatgaaaatgcGTGCATGTTACCCGAGCAAGATAGTGGGAACAGTAATGAGAGGAGGCTGATGTGCAAAAGTTGTGGAAAACAAGAGTCATGTGTGTTGTTGCTGCCTTGTAGGCATCTTTGCCTTTGTACAGTTTGTGCTTCATCTGTTGATACTTGCCTTATTTGTAAATCACCTAAAAATATCAGTGTTCATGTTCATATGTCCTGA